GCAGTGCTCGCGGCCCTACTCCTGATGAGCACAGTGCACGCCCACGGCCAGGCGCGCCGGGCCACGGCGGCCGCTGAGACCACCGCCGTGGCGCAGACCTCCTCGGTACTCACCGACGAGTTTGTCCGGACGACGGGCACCGAGGGGCTCGACCTGCTCTACGGCATGCAGTTCGAGGCGGCGAAGGCCCGCTTCGAAGCGATCGATGCGCGCTACCCCGATCATCCCATTGGGCCGTTCCTGCAAGGGCTCAATCTATGGTGGACCATCATGCTCGACCTCACGGACACCTCCCACGACGAGGCGTTCGCCGAGCAGATGAACACCGTGATTGACCGGTGTGACGCGCTTTTGGCGGAGGACCCGGACCACTTCGACGCGGCCCTCTTCAAGGCGGCGGCCCACGGCTTTCTGTCCCGCCTCCACTCCAACCGCTATCACTGGTGGAAGACGATCCGGAATGCCCAGACGGCCGTCAGCTACGTCCAGACGGTCGAAGAGGTGGCGCCGGAGCGTGGCGACTACGTCTTCGGCTCGGGCATGTACGACTACTACGCGGACATCCTGCCGGAGGAGTATTCGCTGTCGAAGGCCATCATGTGGATGTTGCCCAATGGCAACAAGAAGCGGGGGCTGAAGCTGCTCCGCGAGACGGCCACGAACGGCCACTACGTGCAGACAGAGGCGATCTACTTCCTTGCGAAGGTCCACTACCTGTACGAGGATGATTTTCGAGAGACCCGGAAGTGGGCCGAGCAGCTCCGCGAGCGCCACCCGGACAATCCCTTCTTCCACACCTTCGAGGGACGGGTCTACGCCCGGTGGGGGCGCTGGGGACAGGCGCGCCGTGTCTTCGAGACGGTCGTGGAGCGCGCAGAGGCCGGGCGGACCGGCTACAACACTCACATGGAGGAAATTGCGCAGTTGTACCTGGCCCGTGATCGGCTCTACCAGGACGCCTACCGGGAGGCGCTGCAGCACCTAGCGGAGCTGGAGCAACTGACTTCCCGGGAGAACATCGAGGACACGCGCTACCGGGTGCTTGGCTATCTGTATCAGGGCATGGTGTACGACGCCCTCGGCCGCCGCGAGATGGCCGTGAACCGCTACCGGACGGTGCTCAACATGGAGGATGCGTCCGGAGCGCATGAGCGTGCGCACGACTACCTCGATGAGGCCTACTCAGGATGACCGGAAGTCCAGGAGAGGCGCGCGAATGTCCCATCCGTGTAAGGATGGGCGGAGGGCGTCCATGAAGAACAAACAAACAGAAGAGGTCCGACGTATTCCCATTGCAGTATTATTCCCAGACCAGCCACTTCGCCATGCGTTTTCGGTATACCGAATGGGACTCCGTTCGCCACGGCAGCCAGCAGCCACTCTTCGAAGAGCTCCTCGACCTCTTCCAGGAGCTGCTTGAACACACGGCCGGGGACGCCGAGGAGGCCCTCGACTGGATGGAGCAACTCGACGACAAGTACGACCTCACTGAAGGCTCGGACAAGGATCTCGACGACTTCATTGAGGAGCTGAAGAAACGCGGCTACCTCGAGGACGGCGAAGACGGTGAGACGGTCGAGATCACCGCCCGCACCGAGCGCTCGCTCCGCCAGTCGGCCCTGGAGGAGATCTTTAACGACCTCAAGAAGGGGGGCATGGGCGGCCACCGGACCCCCTACACGGGACAGGGCGACGAGCGGCTGCCCGAAACGAAGGACTGGCAGTTCGGGGACGACCTGTCGAACCTCGACGTGACCGGCACCCTCTCCAACTCGTTCAAGCGCTCCGGCGTGGGGGACGACTGGAACCTCGCGGAGGACGACTTTCAGGTCCACAAGACGGACCACCACGCCTCCATGGCGACGGTGCTCATGATCGACCTCTCCCACTCGATGGTGCTCTACGGGGAAGACCGAATCACGCCGGCCCGGCGCGTGGCACTGGCCCTCTCGGAGCTCATCATGACCCAGTACCCGAAGGATTCTCTCGACATCGTGGCCTTCGGCAATGACGCCTGGGAGGTGGACGTGGAGGACCTGCCGTACCTCGACGTGGGGCCGTACTATACGAACACGCGGGCGGGACTACGGCGGGCGCGCGACATTCTACACCGCCGCAACAACCGCAACAAGCAGATCTTCATGATCACCGACGGCAAGCCCAGCTGTCACATCGAAGACGGAGAAATGTACCGCAACGCCTACGGGCTCGACCGCAAGGTCGTCAACAAGGTGCTCGATGAGGCCACGGTCTGTCGCCGCGAGGACATCACGATCACGACCTTCATGATTGCCCGCGATCCGGGCCTGCGCGACTTCGTCCGCGAGCTGACGGAGGCCAACCAGGGCCGCGCCTACTACTCGGAGCTCGACGACCTCGGCTCCTTCCTGTTCGAAGACTACGTCCGAAACCGGCGGAAGCATCTGGGCTAACGGCGACCACGCTGAACGTTGAGGGTTGAGAGGCGTGTGCACAACCTTCACCCGTTCAACTTTCCCCGCGAGTCCTGTGAGCATTCCGTTCCGTCCGAAGCAGAGCCTCGGCCAAAATTTTCTGCACGACCCCAACATGGCCGAGAAGATTGTGGGGACGCTGACGGCCCCGCCGGAGGCGCATGTCGTGGAGGTGGGGGCTGGCACTGGCGTGCTCACCAAACGACTGGCTGAGCGCTACGACCGCCTCACCGCCCTGGAGATCGACGAGCGGGCCGTCGAGGTCCTCCGCGAACGCGTTCCCGGGGTGGACGTGCGGGAGGTAGACGTGCGCGAGACAGACTGGGCCGCCCTCGCCGACGAAAAGGGCGAGCCGCTTCACATCATCAGCAACACGCCGTACTACCTCACGAGCCCGATCCTCTTCTCCCTACTGGGGCAGCGGCAGCACCTCGCCGAGGCGGTCCTCACGATGCAGAAAGAGGTGGCCGAGCGAATTGTCGCGGAGCCGAGCACAAAGGCGTACGGCATCCTCAGTGTCCTACTGCAGCTCTTCGCCGAGCCGGACCTCCGCTTCACGGTGCCCCCGCAGGTCTTCTCTCCGCAGCCCGATGTCACGAGCGCGGTGGTCCGTTTCCGGTTTGGGGACGACGCAGCGCCCGACGCGCCTCCATTCGACGACGTGCGCCGGTACGTACGGGCGGCCTTCAACCAGCGCCGCAAGATGCTCCGTAACAGCCTGAGCGCCTGGACGAAAGAACAGGACGTCGACTTTCCGAACGATTGGGGCCGCAAGCGGGCCGAGGCGCTCACGCCTGGAGAGTTTGCGACGCTCGCGCGTCATTTGAACGCCCACGCCGACCCGGTCTCCGAAGCATAGTGCACCTCTGGGGGCAACCCGTCCACCGAATGGACCGGATCTGAATCCCGCCTAGTCCTCGTCGCTCCATGTCCCCCTCCGACGCGTCTCCCTCGTCGTCCTCGCGATCGCCGGCGGCCTCCGAGGGGCCGCCCTACAGCGGCCTGCTGGAGGTGGACGAGTCGGTCGTGGACGACATCGTGGCCCTGCTGATGGAGCGTCAGCGCGGGATGGTCCTCAACCTCGTCGCCGATCTCTACCCGGCCGACGTGGCCCTGCTGCTTCGCCGCCTGCCGGACGCGGAGGCCGGTCGCCTCTTCCGGTGGCTCCCGCCGGAGACGGGCGCCGACGTGCTCGCGGAGATGGAGGACGCGGTGCGGGCGGCGCTGCTGAAAGACCTGCCGCCGGGCACGCTCACCGCCCTGATCGACGCGCTCGACACCGACGACGCGGCGGACGTGCTCGCCGACCTGCCGGACGATATGGCCCTGCAGGTGCTGCCCGACCTCGACGACACGGAGGACCTGACCGAACTGCTGGAGTACGGGGAGGAGACGGCCGGCGGGCTCATGGCCCGTGAGTACGTGGTCATCTCTCCAGAGCAGACTCTACAGGAGGCCACCGAGGCGGTCCGGCGCAGCGCCGCGGACATCGACGACGTGTATACCGCCTACGTCGTCGACGAGGAGGGGATGCTCCTCGGAACCCTCTCGCTCAAGCAGTTGCTGCTGTCCGCGGGATCGGTGAAGGTCCGTGACGTCATGGACGCCGACTTTATCTCGATTGCGCCTCAGGTGGACCAGGAGGAGGTAAGCCGTGTTGTGCAGCGGTACGACCTCGTGTCCGTGCCGGTGGTCAACGAGTCCGGCCGGATGATGGGCCGCATCACGATCGACGACGTGGTGGACGTCATCCGCGACGAGGCGGAGGAGGACATGCAGCTCATGAGCGGCCTCACCGGGGAGGAGGAAACCGTCGATTCGGCGGTGCGCGTGAGCCGGGGGCGCCTTCCGTGGCTGATCGTGGGGCTCGTGGGCTCCGGGCTCTCCGGCACCGTCATTGGGGCCTTCGAGGCCACCCTCCAGCAGGCCGTGGTCCTCGCCACGTTCATCCCCGTCGTGACGGCCATGGGGGGGAACGCCGCGGTCCAGAGTGCAGCCATCGCCGTTCAGGGGCTCGGCTCGGGAGAGCTCTGGCTGTCCGATGCCTCGAAGCGCATCGGGAAGGAGATGCTCGTGGCCCTGCTCAACGGAATCGTCGTGGCGGGGCTGCTCTGCGGAACGGTGGCCCTGCTCGGGATGGGGAACGTGCCGATGCTCGTGGCGACCCTCAGCCTCACGATGCTGTCCGTGAGCCTGGTCGCGACCACCAATGGGGCGCTCATCCCGTTTCTGCTGACGTGGCTGGGAGTCGACCCGGCCAGTGCGATGGGGCCATTCGTCACGACCCTCAACGACATCATGGGGCTGGCCATCTACTTCCTGATCGCGACGGCACTCTACCTGTAGTCATCCCGGACGCGGCGACCCTTCGCTACGACGAGGACGACGCGTCGCGGAGGGCGTCCCTGACCGCCTCCAAGAATCGGTTGACGCGGCGCCGGTTCACACCGAGGTCGTTCTGCCCCACCCGGCTGGCGCTGCGGACGTACAGGGCGCT
This window of the Salinibacter grassmerensis genome carries:
- a CDS encoding tetratricopeptide repeat protein, yielding MTRTPLHSVLPIRTVGAVLAALLLMSTVHAHGQARRATAAAETTAVAQTSSVLTDEFVRTTGTEGLDLLYGMQFEAAKARFEAIDARYPDHPIGPFLQGLNLWWTIMLDLTDTSHDEAFAEQMNTVIDRCDALLAEDPDHFDAALFKAAAHGFLSRLHSNRYHWWKTIRNAQTAVSYVQTVEEVAPERGDYVFGSGMYDYYADILPEEYSLSKAIMWMLPNGNKKRGLKLLRETATNGHYVQTEAIYFLAKVHYLYEDDFRETRKWAEQLRERHPDNPFFHTFEGRVYARWGRWGQARRVFETVVERAEAGRTGYNTHMEEIAQLYLARDRLYQDAYREALQHLAELEQLTSRENIEDTRYRVLGYLYQGMVYDALGRREMAVNRYRTVLNMEDASGAHERAHDYLDEAYSG
- the mgtE gene encoding magnesium transporter translates to MSPSDASPSSSSRSPAASEGPPYSGLLEVDESVVDDIVALLMERQRGMVLNLVADLYPADVALLLRRLPDAEAGRLFRWLPPETGADVLAEMEDAVRAALLKDLPPGTLTALIDALDTDDAADVLADLPDDMALQVLPDLDDTEDLTELLEYGEETAGGLMAREYVVISPEQTLQEATEAVRRSAADIDDVYTAYVVDEEGMLLGTLSLKQLLLSAGSVKVRDVMDADFISIAPQVDQEEVSRVVQRYDLVSVPVVNESGRMMGRITIDDVVDVIRDEAEEDMQLMSGLTGEEETVDSAVRVSRGRLPWLIVGLVGSGLSGTVIGAFEATLQQAVVLATFIPVVTAMGGNAAVQSAAIAVQGLGSGELWLSDASKRIGKEMLVALLNGIVVAGLLCGTVALLGMGNVPMLVATLSLTMLSVSLVATTNGALIPFLLTWLGVDPASAMGPFVTTLNDIMGLAIYFLIATALYL
- the rsmA gene encoding 16S rRNA (adenine(1518)-N(6)/adenine(1519)-N(6))-dimethyltransferase RsmA produces the protein MSIPFRPKQSLGQNFLHDPNMAEKIVGTLTAPPEAHVVEVGAGTGVLTKRLAERYDRLTALEIDERAVEVLRERVPGVDVREVDVRETDWAALADEKGEPLHIISNTPYYLTSPILFSLLGQRQHLAEAVLTMQKEVAERIVAEPSTKAYGILSVLLQLFAEPDLRFTVPPQVFSPQPDVTSAVVRFRFGDDAAPDAPPFDDVRRYVRAAFNQRRKMLRNSLSAWTKEQDVDFPNDWGRKRAEALTPGEFATLARHLNAHADPVSEA
- a CDS encoding vWA domain-containing protein, with protein sequence MRFRYTEWDSVRHGSQQPLFEELLDLFQELLEHTAGDAEEALDWMEQLDDKYDLTEGSDKDLDDFIEELKKRGYLEDGEDGETVEITARTERSLRQSALEEIFNDLKKGGMGGHRTPYTGQGDERLPETKDWQFGDDLSNLDVTGTLSNSFKRSGVGDDWNLAEDDFQVHKTDHHASMATVLMIDLSHSMVLYGEDRITPARRVALALSELIMTQYPKDSLDIVAFGNDAWEVDVEDLPYLDVGPYYTNTRAGLRRARDILHRRNNRNKQIFMITDGKPSCHIEDGEMYRNAYGLDRKVVNKVLDEATVCRREDITITTFMIARDPGLRDFVRELTEANQGRAYYSELDDLGSFLFEDYVRNRRKHLG